From the genome of Nicotiana sylvestris chromosome 2, ASM39365v2, whole genome shotgun sequence, one region includes:
- the LOC138885509 gene encoding uncharacterized protein: MVGEKVLLKVLPMKGVIRFGKKGKLSPWFIGPFEVLRRIGEVAYELTLPPSLSSMHLIFHASMLQKYIVDPSHVLGVSTVQLDDDLTYDMEPIAILGCHVRKLRSKDIDLVKAQQRGRPMEEVT; encoded by the coding sequence atggttggtgagaaggtcctgttgaaggttttgcccatgaagggtgttataagatttgggaagaaagggaaactgAGTCcgtggttcattgggccttttgaggtgcttcggaggattggggaggtggcttatgagcttaccttgccacccagcttatcgagcaTGCATTTGATATTTCATGCttctatgcttcagaagtatattgtggatccgtctcatgttctgggtgtcagcacggttcagttagatgatgatttgacctatgatatggagccaatagctattttgggttgtcatgttcgaaagttgaggtcaaaggatatagattTAGTGAAAGCACAGCAGAGAGGCCGACCTATGGAGGAGGTTACCtag